One Thunnus maccoyii chromosome 14, fThuMac1.1, whole genome shotgun sequence genomic window carries:
- the LOC121911217 gene encoding zinc finger protein 239-like: MSSVESLRELINERLTAAAEEIFRVFHKTIVEYETEIDRQRRLLDIIWKPEIRLQRTELPQQHVWKEEEVLADQERNSSLDQEEPEPPQIKEEEEEVCSSLEGEQLLLKQETETFMLTPTCEQSDNSEDQTEDLSPDETQSAAEEEHVVNMSVKSSVGPEPTNKDQLLHHNSHVAESRDHKGGKHGVSTTLKTHSYTDKQCFKCDTCGKVFKYKSILHRHLRVHTGEKPYNCNICGKGFCQMADVKKHMRVHTGEKPYPCAICGRRFSDVTKVKVHMRTHTGEKPYTCNTCEKRFSRLGVLNLHMRIHTGEKPYGCRTCGREFRHGHHLKIHMRTHTDALVKFSRFSEEPDEPSHSCLSDMRWI; this comes from the exons ATGTCTTCAGTTGAGAGTTTGAGAGAGTTAATCAACGAGCgactaactgctgctgctgaagaaatatTCCGAGTTTTTCATAAAACTATCGTCGAGTATGAAACAGAGATCGACCGTCAGCGCAGACTGCTGGATATCATTTGGAAACCTGAGATAAGGTTACAGAGAACAG AGCTCCCACAGCAACATGTCTGGAAGGAAGAGGAGGTTCTGGCTGACCAGGAGAGGAACTCCAGTCTGGACCAAGAGGAGCCAGAACCTCCACAGattaaagaggaagaggaggaagtctGCAGCAGTCTGGAGGGAGAACAGCTGCTACTCAAGCAGGAGACTGAAACCTTTATGTTGACTCCTACATGTGAGCAAAGTGACAACAGTGAAGATCAGACTGAGGACTTGAGTCCTGATGAAACTCAGAGTGCAGCAGAGGAAGAGCATGTTGTCAACATGTCAGTTAAAAGCTCTGTGGGACCAGAACCAACCAACAAGGACCAGCTGCTCCATCACAACTCTCATGTAGCTGAGAGCCGAGATCACAAAGGAGGCAAACACGGAGTCTCCACCACATTAAAGACTCACAGTtacacagacaaacagtgttttaaatgtgacaCATGTGGGAAAGTTTTTAAATACAAGTCTATACTGCACAGACATCTGAGAGTCCACACGGGCGAGAAGCCGTATAACTGCAACATCTGTGGGAAAGGATTCTGTCAGATGGCAGATGTGAAAAAGCACATGAGAGTCCACACGGGGGAGAAGCCGTACCCCTGCGCCATCTGCGGGAGAAGATTCAGCGACGTAACAAAAGTGAAAGTACACATGAGGACGCACACGGGCGAGAAGCCGTACACGTGTAACACCTGCGAGAAAAGGTTCTCTCGGCTGGGCGTGTTGAACCTGCACATGAGGATCCACACGGGTGAGAAGCCGTACGGTTGCAGGACTTGTGGGAGAGAGTTCAGACACGGACATCACCTGAAGATCCACATGAGGACACACACGGACGCTCTGGTGAAGTTCTCCAGGTTCTCTGAAGAACCAGACGAACCCAGTCACAGCTGTTTATCTGATATGAGGTGGATTTGA
- the LOC121911207 gene encoding zinc finger protein 135 — MEDSEAELAVSESDALGADFITVELDTQPIEYVVKWAEVGSKFTISCVKKDSDDPSDLSADQLKIETDEAFFAPYEEVYPCEVTEQSVEIKTDSDEEEEDEDEEEEQHEVLVEAGSSQLDGEADSDQADFEPDERQYRCSYCGKCYSHASSLYRHQQTHTGKSAGAPPPAKRALEPTHQEARYTCPHCGMSFKGSRMLGSHLRLHGKRRIHPCNICGKEFNHSSSLSRHRLIHKKGKGIPKDIALGPNMAALRHSLKASGKNKKTKRQQQRQQQQQQQQQQAAVAIVQSQGGDKFYACPQCDMSFRTSTQLSKHQVTHVKELLHNYTPGKENLGESSSDLKIRLKLCSRDKPNFYTLCKKNRRRRGGRGGRRGPALSEEEEGGGGGGGGGGGTGRHGCSQCGKRFSHASSLARHQQTHRAADGVVRGKLQQHQKQHHIKTGLPAAKTKTYTCAACNKTFMHSSSFSRHKKAHMEEEQRAHAAAAKRRKRVVLDETAPLESDSE; from the exons ATGGAGGACTCGGAGGCGGAGCTGGCGGTGTCGGAGTCGGACGCTCTGGGCGCGGACTTCATCACGGTGGAGTTGGACACGCAGCCCATCGAGTACGTGGTGAAGTGGGCGGAGGTCGGCTCCAAGTTCACCATCTCCTGCGTGAAGAAGGACTCGGACGACCCGTCGGACCTGAGCGCCGACCAGCTGAAGATCGAGACGGACGAGGCGTTCTTCGCCCCGTACGAGGAGGTGTACCCCTGCGAGGTGACGGAGCAGAGCGTGGAGATAAAGACGGACTctgacgaggaggaggaggacgaggacgaggaggaggagcagcacgAGGTGCTGGTGGAGGCGGGGAGCAGCCAGCTGGACGGCGAGGCCGACTCGGACCAGGCCGACTTCGAGCCGGACGAGCGACAGTACCGCTGCAGCTACTGCGGGAAGTGCTACAGCCACGCCTCCAGCCTGTACCGCCACCAGCAGACGCACACCGGGAAGAGCGCCGGAGCGCCGCCGCCCGCCAAACGGGCGCTGGAGCCGACGCACCAGGAGGCCCGGTACACCTGCCCACACTGCGGGATGAGCTTCAAAGGCAGCAG GATGCTGGGGAGTCACCTGCGGCTGCACGGGAAGAGGCGGATCCACCCCTGCAACATCTGCGGGAAGGAGTTCAACCACAGCTCTAGCCTGTCGCGCCACCGCCTCATCCACAAGAAAGGAAAGGGCATCCCCAAGGACATCGCCCTCGGCCCCAACATGGCCGCCCTGCGCCACTCGCTGAAGGCCAGCGGCAAGAACAAGAAGACcaagaggcagcagcagcggcagcagcagcagcagcagcagcagcagcaggcggcGGTCGCCATCGTTCAGAGTCAGGGCGGCGATAAGTTCTACGCCTGCCCGCAGTGCGACATGAGCTTCAGGACGTCCACGCAGCTGTCCAAACACCAGGTGACCCACGTCAAGGAGCTGCTGCACAACTACACGCCCGGCAAGGAGAACCTGGGCGAGAGCTCGTCCGACCTCAAGATCCGCCTCAAGCTCTGCTCCCGCGACAAGCCCAACTTCTACACCCTCTGCAAGAAGAACCGCCGCCGCCGGGGAGGGCGGGGCGGCAGGCGAGGCCCCGCCCTCtccgaggaggaggaagggggtggcggcggcggcgggggAGGGGGAGGAACCGGTCGCCACGGCTGCAGCCAATGTGGGAAGCGATTCAGCCACGCCTCAAGCCTGGCGCGGCACCAGCAGACCCACCGGGCGGCGGACGGCGTCGTGCGAGGGAAGTTGCAGCAGCACCAGAAGCAGCATCACATCAAGACCGGACTCCCCGCCGCCAAGACCAAGACCTACACCTGCGCGGCCTGCAACAAGACCTTCATGCACTCGTCCAGCTTCTCGCGCCACAAGAAGGCTCACATGGAGGAGGAGCAGCGGGCGCACGCCGCCGCCGCCAAGCGCCGGAAGAGAGTCGTGTTAGACGAGACCGCGCCGCTAGAGTCCGACTCTGAGTGA